The following coding sequences lie in one Nitrospirota bacterium genomic window:
- the nuoF gene encoding NADH-quinone oxidoreductase subunit NuoF, with protein sequence MEKYLLRNIDNPNSADLNEYAKAGGYKALAKALAMEPAAIIDSVKKAGLRGRGGAGFPTGMKWSFAAADPKKPKYVVCNADEGEPGTFKDRPILEKNPHLLIEGMVISGHALDAEYGYIYLRGEYPGAKDILDGAIRQAYDKGYLGDDILGTGTRFHLAVHQGAGAYICGEETALIESLEGKRGQPRIKPPFPVNEGFLAKPTVVNNVETLANLPLIIEIGADAYAQIGSVDCPGPKLYSVSGHVNKPGVYELPMGTTLRDIIYTHCGGIRGGKKLKAVIPGGISTPILPADQIDCPMDFSAMLKHGSMLGSGAVMVFDETVDLVKVCYRAIKFFEHESCGKCTPCREGVGWLRSILGRIDRGAGREGDIELLLEIAKNIFGRTFCPLGDGAAGVVQSFIKHFRGEFESKITTTKRTAGVA encoded by the coding sequence GGCGGACCTCAATGAATATGCAAAGGCAGGCGGCTACAAGGCCCTCGCCAAGGCCCTCGCCATGGAGCCCGCTGCAATCATCGATTCGGTGAAGAAGGCGGGGCTCAGGGGGAGGGGCGGCGCAGGGTTCCCGACCGGAATGAAGTGGTCGTTCGCCGCAGCCGATCCCAAGAAACCGAAATACGTCGTCTGCAATGCCGACGAGGGAGAGCCGGGCACCTTCAAGGACAGGCCGATCCTCGAGAAGAACCCGCACCTGCTCATCGAAGGGATGGTCATCTCGGGCCACGCGCTCGACGCTGAGTACGGCTATATCTATCTCCGCGGCGAGTATCCCGGGGCGAAGGACATACTCGACGGGGCAATACGGCAGGCGTACGATAAAGGGTATCTCGGTGACGACATCCTCGGCACGGGGACGCGCTTCCACCTCGCCGTGCACCAGGGCGCCGGCGCGTACATCTGCGGCGAGGAGACCGCGCTGATCGAGTCGCTCGAGGGCAAGCGGGGCCAGCCCCGCATCAAGCCTCCCTTCCCGGTGAACGAGGGCTTCCTGGCGAAGCCTACTGTGGTCAACAATGTCGAGACCCTGGCGAACCTCCCGCTCATCATCGAGATCGGCGCCGATGCCTACGCCCAGATCGGAAGCGTCGATTGCCCCGGTCCCAAGCTTTATTCGGTCAGCGGTCATGTGAACAAGCCGGGAGTCTATGAGCTCCCCATGGGAACGACGCTCAGGGACATCATCTATACCCACTGCGGCGGCATCCGCGGCGGCAAGAAGCTCAAAGCGGTGATCCCGGGCGGCATCTCCACCCCCATTCTTCCCGCCGACCAGATCGACTGCCCGATGGACTTCTCGGCCATGCTCAAGCACGGCAGCATGCTCGGCTCGGGCGCCGTGATGGTCTTCGACGAGACCGTCGACCTCGTCAAGGTCTGCTACCGGGCTATAAAGTTCTTCGAGCACGAGTCCTGCGGCAAATGCACTCCCTGCAGGGAGGGCGTGGGGTGGCTGCGGAGCATTCTCGGCAGGATCGACCGCGGCGCGGGGAGGGAGGGCGACATCGAGCTCCTCCTCGAGATTGCGAAAAACATCTTCGGCAGGACCTTCTGCCCCCTCGGCGACGGCGCTGCCGGCGTGGTCCAGAGCTTCATCAAGCATTTCAGGGGAGAGTTCGAATCAAAAATTACCACTACCAAGAGAACGGCGGGTGTCGCGTAA
- the nuoG gene encoding NADH-quinone oxidoreductase subunit NuoG, with protein sequence MITVTINDKQIKLEKPVTILEAAKIAGIKIPTLCHHEMLNPYGGCRLCLVEIEKMPRLQTACTLNITDGMVVRTETEKVVEARKGMLEFLLINHALDCPYCDKAGECDLQDLVMKYGPTAGRFDEGKRRHPESYDDPIIVRNMERCISCTRCVRMCSQVQGASAIAMVNRTSKTFVEPFSGGRYNCEYCGNCLTVCPVGAIMSRLHKHTYRQWFIEKNVDTVCSFCGVGCSVTAQVRGNALVRVVPEVEKGVNRGLLCNRGRFGYDYIASPRRLKAPLIRKEGELREATWSEAFTVISQRLKDIKEKHGGGAIAGVASARCTNEDNYVFQKFMRVALGSNNIDSAAGFAFAPAQKFFEQIFGQGVTANPLSGITHADGVFVVGGDPAAVNPVLGLQIRAAAQKEVPVITVGFAAGLKRFSTDSLVPAPYTETALLAALVTELLKKKQLSGERSAFEEMIKKLQPVTLGEASETCGVPVEALAAAVERLAGVANPAIIIGRDIIQRKEGHTNLLLLAALVHLLNGRIYLSAELPNEQGLVDMGCLPDMLPGGRPLAVESFRKRYEEFFNVTVPAAPGLSLMEMIEAAQAKNVKALYVMGENIAFTVPGQKVVREALSGLELLVVQDIFLSETAQLAHVVLPALSWAEKEGSYTNLERRMQHLNKAVDGPQDSVAMEDWRILAEISRLLGVDMSYKGASDILGEIAKISPLHKGVTYEDMDQGAGMWPYKGEPLRHDVGIQGIALPEGKTLLKKPEANKVYLALDKPLFHSASQSRHSAALNSISSKPYVKIGTKLAQKLGVADGDYVTIATEIGTLDLPVMAFIDVPETLVMAPNNFEGSGLFRILPWRMNTALKAPALDGVEAAVKKSERMTAEVAA encoded by the coding sequence ATGATAACGGTAACCATAAACGATAAGCAGATCAAGCTCGAGAAGCCGGTCACGATCCTCGAGGCGGCAAAGATAGCAGGGATAAAGATCCCCACCCTCTGCCACCACGAGATGCTCAATCCCTACGGCGGCTGCAGGCTCTGCCTCGTCGAGATCGAGAAGATGCCGCGGCTCCAGACCGCCTGCACCCTGAACATCACCGACGGCATGGTCGTCCGCACCGAGACCGAAAAGGTCGTCGAGGCGCGGAAAGGGATGCTCGAGTTCCTTCTCATCAACCACGCCCTCGATTGTCCCTACTGCGATAAGGCGGGCGAGTGCGACCTGCAGGACCTGGTAATGAAGTACGGCCCCACGGCGGGCCGTTTCGATGAAGGCAAGCGCCGCCATCCCGAGAGCTATGACGACCCGATCATCGTGCGCAACATGGAGCGCTGCATCTCCTGTACGCGCTGCGTCCGGATGTGCAGCCAGGTGCAGGGCGCTTCTGCGATCGCCATGGTGAACAGGACGAGCAAGACCTTCGTCGAGCCCTTCTCCGGCGGCCGCTACAACTGCGAGTACTGCGGGAACTGCCTCACCGTCTGCCCTGTGGGCGCCATCATGTCGCGGCTGCACAAGCATACCTACCGCCAGTGGTTCATAGAAAAGAATGTGGACACCGTCTGCTCCTTCTGCGGCGTCGGCTGTTCGGTCACCGCCCAGGTGAGGGGGAATGCCCTCGTACGGGTCGTCCCCGAGGTTGAAAAAGGGGTCAACAGAGGGCTCCTCTGCAACAGGGGCCGTTTCGGCTATGACTACATTGCCAGCCCCCGCAGGCTCAAGGCGCCGCTCATCCGCAAGGAGGGCGAGCTGCGGGAGGCGACCTGGAGCGAGGCCTTCACCGTGATCAGCCAGCGGCTGAAGGATATAAAGGAAAAGCACGGCGGCGGGGCGATCGCCGGCGTCGCCTCGGCGCGGTGTACGAACGAGGACAACTACGTATTCCAGAAGTTCATGCGCGTCGCTCTCGGCAGCAATAATATCGACTCTGCAGCGGGCTTCGCCTTTGCCCCTGCCCAGAAGTTCTTCGAGCAGATATTCGGGCAGGGCGTTACCGCAAACCCCCTCAGCGGTATCACGCATGCCGACGGCGTCTTCGTGGTCGGCGGCGACCCTGCGGCCGTCAACCCGGTTCTGGGCCTCCAGATACGGGCGGCGGCGCAGAAAGAGGTCCCGGTCATCACCGTCGGGTTTGCCGCGGGACTGAAGCGGTTCAGCACCGACAGCCTCGTGCCCGCTCCCTACACCGAGACGGCGCTGCTGGCGGCGCTGGTGACCGAGCTCCTGAAGAAGAAGCAGCTTTCCGGCGAGCGGTCCGCCTTCGAGGAGATGATCAAGAAACTCCAGCCTGTAACGCTCGGCGAGGCCTCAGAGACCTGCGGCGTTCCGGTCGAGGCGCTCGCGGCTGCGGTCGAGCGCCTTGCAGGCGTCGCCAACCCGGCAATAATCATAGGAAGGGACATCATTCAGCGGAAGGAGGGGCATACCAACCTCCTCCTCCTCGCTGCCCTGGTGCATCTCCTCAACGGCCGCATCTATCTCTCCGCAGAGCTGCCGAACGAGCAGGGGCTCGTCGATATGGGCTGCCTGCCCGACATGCTCCCCGGCGGAAGACCGCTCGCGGTCGAGAGCTTCAGGAAGCGGTACGAGGAGTTCTTCAACGTCACGGTCCCGGCCGCTCCCGGCCTGAGCCTCATGGAGATGATCGAGGCGGCGCAGGCGAAGAACGTGAAAGCGCTCTATGTAATGGGCGAGAATATCGCCTTCACGGTCCCGGGACAGAAGGTAGTGAGGGAGGCGCTCTCCGGGCTGGAGCTTCTCGTGGTGCAGGACATCTTCCTCTCCGAAACCGCCCAGCTCGCGCATGTCGTTCTCCCGGCGCTCTCCTGGGCTGAAAAGGAAGGCTCCTATACCAATCTCGAGCGGAGAATGCAGCACCTCAATAAAGCGGTCGACGGACCCCAGGACAGCGTCGCCATGGAGGACTGGAGGATCCTCGCCGAGATAAGCAGGCTCCTCGGCGTCGACATGAGCTATAAAGGCGCATCGGATATACTGGGAGAGATCGCGAAGATATCCCCGCTCCACAAGGGCGTCACCTACGAAGACATGGACCAGGGCGCCGGCATGTGGCCCTACAAGGGCGAGCCGCTCAGGCACGATGTGGGCATTCAGGGGATCGCGCTTCCCGAGGGCAAGACGCTGCTGAAAAAGCCGGAGGCGAACAAGGTGTATCTCGCCCTCGACAAGCCCCTCTTCCATTCGGCGAGCCAGAGCAGGCATTCGGCGGCGCTGAACAGCATATCTTCGAAACCGTACGTGAAGATAGGGACGAAGCTGGCGCAGAAGCTCGGAGTCGCCGACGGCGACTACGTGACCATCGCGACCGAGATAGGGACGCTCGACCTGCCGGTGATGGCCTTTATCGATGTGCCGGAGACTCTGGTGATGGCGCCGAACAATTTCGAAGGGAGCGGGCTCTTCAGGATTCTGCCGTGGCGCATGAACACGGCGCTCAAGGCTCCGGCGCTGGACGGCGTCGAAGCTGCCGTCAAGAAGAGTGAACGGATGACCGCGGAGGTGGCAGCGTGA